TTGGTTTATGCAGTTTTTGGGTCGGCGTGAAATTAATGTTTGTCTTCTATGTGGCTCCCTGTTTGATTCCGCAACTGCGTCTGAAGTTGGTCAATTCAATTTTGCCTGCGGTCGTATCAAAGTGCGTAAGGAAACTCGTAAAGTCTCATAATTGTTTTTCACCAAAACACGAGCATAACCTTTTTCGCTTATTGTTTTTCAGACTTTGTAAGGGAAATATGATTACATTTGCCGTGGGAACTGAATATCCCCGCGTATAATGAAATGCTCCTTAGTACTGCGTTATTGTATGTACGAACAAAGATAGTATTGTATTGTTGCCTTCATTATTCGTCATTAATtgaaatgtgtttttaatgtttattactgTAATCATTCTTCAAAAACATATCTACTTGCAAATAagtatacttaataaaattacaatgatttgatttgtattATTTCGCGACCTAatgttttaaagtaaataagatCACCAATAAATAAGCTGAAAAGAAAGCTTTGTAACTATCATTATTGTAACGTTAAAAGAATAACTAAGTATACATAACaagaaaacttttatatttatttttaattggctAATTTCCCTCGgttttttttccgggatgataagtaccctatgtccttctccacacttcaaacttcatgtgtataaaatttcaagaagattagttgagtagatatagcctgaagatgtaacaaacttaactttcgcatttatagtataaGATATTTAATTCTTTGGCTTCTACAATATCATAGCCgacaaaataaactataacaaaattattttcaactatGTTATTCCagctgtgttattccaggttattttctatccgtgtaccaattttcataataatcggtccagtaaatAATGCGcgacaaacaaaacaaacttattttcgcaatttgtaatattagttgggtattaattataacaattcaattattattttcattacccGCATCTGTACTTCCTATTAAACAAGGATTTATCTCGGTAGGgctaagatttttttttctaacaaacaaattaggtataaaatacattatataagtGCCCCCCGGTTGTCCATCCAGAATgtgcacccatcaaaaactgctttactcggtaacagcatagtatgtatggcaccgaaaatttacaacaaaattccaaatcaaaagcttaaatttaaatctatttaaaaagcacctcaagtctttattaactgataaatgttattatactttaaatgatttctttaatgatagactcggatagaatttagggctagtataagtacattatattttttttttgttttggatttgtagtggatagcatgctcctctttatttatttatatttgcatacctatattcggtaaaacgtgtaggtctaattcattttgacatcaatttgtctatttgtactcatgtttttggcaaataaatgttttctttctttctttctttctttctttctttctttctttctttctttctttctttctttctttcttttctttctttctttctttctttctttctttcttctttctttctttctttctttctttctttctttctttctttctttctttctttctttctttctttcttttctttctttctttctttctttcactCTCACGAGATGTGTNNNNNNNNNNNNNNNNNNNNNNNNNNNNNNNNNNNNNNNNNNNNNNNNNNNNNNNNNNNNNNNNNNNNNNNNNNNNNNNNNNNNNNNNNNNNNNNNNNNNCACATCTCGTGAGAGtatcaatttgtctatttgtactcatgtttttggcaaataaatgttttctttctttctttctttctttctttctttctttctttctttctttctttctttctttctttctttctttctttctttctttctttctttctttctttctttctttctttctttctttctttctttctttctttctttctttctttctttctttctttctttctttctttctttctttctttctttctttctttctttctttctttctttctttctttctttctttctttctttctttctttctttctttctttctttctttctttctttctttctttctttctttctttctttctttctttctttctttctttctttctttctttctttctttctttctttctttctttctttctttctttctttctttctttctttctttctttctttctttctttctttctttctttctttctttctttctttctttctttctttctttctttctttctttctttctttctttctttctttctttctttctttctttctttctttctttctttctttctttctttctttctttctttctttctttctttctttctttctttctttctttctttctttctttctttctttctttctttctttctttctttctttctttctttctttctttctttctttctttctttctttctttctttctttctttctttctttctttctttctttctttctttctttctttctttctttctttctttctttctttctttctttctttctttctttctttctttctttctttctttctttctttctttctttctttctttctttctttctttctttctttctttctttctttctttctttctttctttctttctttctttctttctttctttctttctttctttctttctttctttctttctttctttctttctttctttctttctttctttctttctttctttctttctttctttctttctttctttctttctttctttctttctttctttctttctttctttctttctttctttctttctttctttctttctttctttctttctttctttctttctttctttctttctttctttctttctttctttcttacacatctcgtgagagtctttctttctttctttctttctttctttctttcttagaTCCAAATGTACCAGCGCAGGCGAAATACATCAAAAGAGATTCCAAACAAAGCGTAGCTGCGTTACATTATAAGACTTCCACTCAGTTCCGGCGCGTGGAGAAGGATAAACAACACTCGAAGTTGAGATCAGTCAATAGTGGAGCGTCTTATCCAATCCACCATTGCGTATCACACGTAACTACTGAGTTCATCTCAACGTAACAAACATTCCTAGTATGTCataatgacaataattaaacatacacACTTCCACTGATGAGCAATATGATTATTACAGAATGCAAGCTACACTTATGTGCATATGATCTGTGAGAGTTGCTGCTATCTCTTACATAATTTGTGTcgtctattattttattctgtaacTGCATTTATGGTCCAGAAGCCGAGCcctattcttatttatatattttgcagtCGGTCTTATCACTTATCCGGTCGAAACCAACGaagtcaaaaacaaaaagcttTTAACCAACTTTTAACAGTCAAAACTAACTTTTGACTTTTCAGTGGAAAGTAGTTTTTACTGAAAATCTCTAACCCCAAGACtcgagataaataataaataaatatgaataaataaatatattaggacaaatcaaacagattgtgctagccccaaagtaacttCTAGACTTGAGTTATGGGATAataataactcaacgataccatattttatgacaaatacatatatagataaacatccaagacccgggcctattagaaaaagatcattttccatcatgacccgaccggggctcgaaccggggacctctcggttcagaagcaagaactttaccactgcgccaccgaggtctaCTCTCGCACACTAGCGCCCTCTTATACTTTATTCTGTAACTATAACAATGGCTTGTGtgagtaagtacctactggtATGTGGCTACTTTATTTACCCGCTATACAATAacggcaaacagttcgccaaataTCGGCTTCGATACATTGCtggtattttattacagtaaagaaagaaagaaagaaagaaagaaagaaagaaagaaaacatttatttgccaaaaacatgagtacaaatagacaaattgatgtcaaaatgaattagacctacacgttttaccgaatataggtatgcaaatataaataaataaagaggagcatgctatccactacaaatccaaaacaaaaaaagaattataatgtatttatactagctctaaattctatccgagtctatcattaaagaaatcatttaaagtataataacatttatcagttaataaagacttgaggtgctttttaaatagatttaaatttaaataaaaactctcatacaaacaaagaaattgGTAGCAGTGTATTGTGAAATTCTATTATCGGCTTCACTCTATCGCCGAACTAGGACAGATGCCGTCGCGAATGCGATAATTGCGTAGTGAacatgagtgcttttatttaccacaatgaaaaccagcaatgtgtgCCGAATTCGTCAAAATTCGGCATATATATAGCTGGCATGAAATGGCTGGCATACTGAATTGTAATCATGTACAgtgaacagcacatcaacctacccaaatccATTGAAATTCCGCCAATATTACCGcgtcatagaggttcatgctgggtaacttgatgtcCTGTCACAGTGtcctgttgactgtacatatatttgttgttGCTGTGGTATATTACTTAGTTCATAGATAgcgttttgttgtttttttgtttgtaaatactttattacatGAAAATCCTTCCCACTAATAATACAAACTAGgggtcccggcttcgctcgggttaaaacataataaattataaacctcAACCATCCTCTGGAATCccgctatctattggtgaaaatcccAAGAaaatcagtagtttttgagtttatcgcgaacatacagacagatgcggctgaggactttgtattataatatataaggatgtgtgaaagtttgtgaagatgtgtTGTGTCACTCTTTCACTtaggctgagggtcgtgatcattatgtggaatgaaacacatacaacaactttcttggcactattgtATAGATGGAGTGgttcgccattgccttctcaatttcacacacaagttaataaatcaACCAGAATGCAGATttcgtcacgatgttttccttcaccggaagcaagtgatgtgattgatacaaactcatgtggcacgagtaggattcgaacctggtaTCATTCGATCCACATGCGGGCGTATTTATCTAGTacctttattattacatacaaaattcagTGTATGATTGATTATATACTGACTAAGTTCACTACATCACTGCCTAAGAAGTCTAGAATAAGATTCACCACACCACAATCAAAATTCGTACCAACGTGTCACGCTTTTCAGTCAATGTCAGCGTTCTAATAGTGCCTTCTTATCTTAGTTTGTCGTCTAAGATTCCAGTactttatctatttttgtgagtttgtgagtttgtatgtttgaggcgggtaatctccgaaactacggaaccgattataaaaaaatatttcgcccttagaaaggtacattatccaagattgctaaagGCCATATTTTacctcaaaattcccacaggagtgaagccccgggcaacatctagtacataagaaaataaacaaatgttataaTGTGTTAAAACAATTTCTAACATAGGTCCACTTTATTTAATGAGATAATCGTTTGCGTACAGAAATACGTttggaaaattttgaaaattgataattaGGGGAAGGAAGATTAGCAACTTCTGTCTGTTCGTCATttcttttctaatatttttggaTCCACACATGATTGAACCGATTTAAGTGCGCGGCTGTACCTACTCCTTTGTTTTTTTTGACGGACAGCGGACAAATTGTATTGAGATTTTATGTCAATGCACGTTAATGTTGAAACCAATGAAAACAGAGCTGTAACAGAAGcaatagttattatatatttaagaatttttatacaatggtaataaaatattagtaaatggTTTAGTTTGAATCTCTTTCATCTTCATGTTCCAAGTAGTATTCGGAGCTGTGGCGCCGCGAAGCCCATGCTTAGCGTTATAAAgaagacatttttaaatttcaaatatttggcTGTTTAGTTTACAACatagataaagaaatatatctaTGGTATACAACCTttcgcctgcctgacgtcaaccctctttgacTATTGTTGTCTAGCTGCCAGGGCTATGTATCCCTtggtcgccttgtacgacatttACAGGATGATATGGTGTGGTATTCTAGGAAGGGATCTACATGCCGTTTAATTTCTATACTtaccaataataaattttatgatgagGTGTTTCTCATGGAAAATTAATTCAGGACGCGTAGAAGTCTtctcttaaaatttattattaaaaacgagtaaaatgtaaatttttgaatgaaattgttgatcctaagtaatattataagcgtaagtaagtttgtttgtcattTTCACGCTCTAACTACTAAACCAATcttcataaaaatttgtaaatacttatataatactgAGAAGGAATGGTACCATTCCTCtcgcaaaaataaatattcccaTTGGAATATCACGCGGACGAAACCGCTGGAAAATGCTGTTTTCTGGACTGAATGTTTTTTAGACATCCCATttgcaaaatgtttattaacatatttatttttatatgaaatcatTTTATCCATTACCGAACTAGCTCGGTGACGGTGGTTTTATAGTGGGATCTTAGACTATATAGGCttttagaaattaaacaaCATTTCGAATCGCACGCAAACGAAGTTGCGAGCTACTTAATactatttcgaaataaaatacaatgagatattataaaaaatataatttaatattaaaacaaaatattacaataactaAACGTAAGTTTTTACAGAGCGCTCCATACTAACGTCGGACTATCGCGCACAAAACGCAACTAATACTACACTAGCGATACTTTATGATTAGACACAGATTATGTACACGTTGCTCGCCACGAATTACATACCTACACTCTAGCACTCGAATGTACTGAAAGGTTTGCGCATCGACAACTAAATTCCTTCAACTCTGGCTATCCCATATGCATGGAATTATTACTCCATGTCCTATATCACGCTGTAGGGAGTACTattagaaaattttacagtttaTCCAGAAagcgaagaaaataaatgttggctggtaacactgggtgtttgtcgaccaatcttgaccattatatttggtgttgcaatggcaaataaatttagttcgtcaaaaatcagttttctacactttttgtttttaaatgcaaaatgcaattttgaatatatacgATGATAACCGGGTGAAATAGTATTTCAACATAAAACAACTAATGTTTTAGTATCTTCATAGCTTGGCTCAAACAATACCGAACATTTTATCTGATCTAATAAAGTTtagttacaataaaatcaGAATTTTGAGCTTGTTGACACGCAAAACCCCAAACTGGTTATCCTATTAGACCGACAAAATTATGGCCTTCGGATCGgtctttaaattaattacaaccTAACTAGAACTGAATTCCGTGTCCTCTGAGGAAGGCGTCTATCTGGCCTGTCGACGCGGACTCCCCACGAGGGGCCACGTAATAGAACTGCGGCTGTTGGGTTTGTCTCTGAGGAGCGGATTGGGCGGCGATGGCTAGTCTTTGAGCCTGCGCACGCGCCGCGGCGCGGTCCCTTTGCAACTGACTCTGCTGCAACTGTTGTTGCTGGGCGAACAACTGCTGAGAGCTCTGGAACTGCGCCTCCGATTGCTGCCTCTGGTAGATTTCCTGGGGATTCGCGTGCTGAATCTGGTGTCTGAATAGCGGCACATTCGGGGCTTGTGAACCTTCTAGAGATATCTGAGGAGATGGCACGAAAGGCCTCGATGAGGGTTGCGGCTGAGCGACGTATGGCTGCAGTCGTTGATTCAAGTTTAGCTCTCCTTTAGTTTGCGGAAGTGTCTGAAATAATTGAGTGTTGTAAGATCCGCTTGAGGGATCGTATACGAGCTCGGTGGAGTATAGAGGATTACCGCTTGGTGCTGGAGCGGCAGTGAGAGTAGCTTTCGTAGGTGTGCTGATGGAAGCTGTAGTTGATTGCAGTTGTTGGTTTTCGCGGTGGAACTTTGCGAATTCTGCTGCGAAGTCGATTTGTCCGGGAGTGGGTCTGCTCGTCGTGATAACAGCAGGAGCTGGGGAAGGCGAGTAGTTCGGTTCTGGACTGTACTGTACTTGAGGTTTCGGGGTCACTTGAACTAATTGCGGTCTGAAAGTTGTCGCTGGAGGTAAAGCTCTGGCCGTGGTCGCTGGCAAGGGACGAGGTGTGATCGCGACTGGCTGAGCTTGGTAAGTTGGTCTTCTAATAGCTGGGCGTTGTACAACTCTTTGCCTGATATGCTGTAGAGGTTCTTCTTCAGCTTCGTCTTCATCAGCGTCCCTGAAGTCGTTTTGGAAGTAGGTGGTGGTGGGTCTCGCGGTTGTTGGCCTTAGCGCTGGTCTGGTCGGGTAGTTGGGTACTCCGTCATCTCTTTCGCCGGAATCTGGTGCAGCTGGTTcgttttcttcttcttcattcgGTTTGTTGGGGTCACAAGGGTTGCCGGAGACGTAGGTGAACTCTCGCTTGTTGCCGTCCGGGTCGATGTAGCCGTACTTCCCGCGGACGACGCAGTCGGTACCCCTGGTCTCCTCCTTGAAGGACCCGTCGGCGGCTTCGTAGCCGAATGTGAAGCTGCCGTCGTCGTTCACCTGAAATTGATAacgaaacaatatttatttattacttaaaagaaactgttaaattgtaatttaattaattgtaaataatctGTAAAATACACTGTTTTCTAATACGGAGAATCTTACCTACTTCTTTTAAGTGAATCTAGACTCACACTATGAGTTTTGTTTGTGCTTGATTTTTAGATTTATCCTTGAACCTGCACAGACGAGGCAGCTAATTGATAAAAAGCTTTTGATGctaaatttaaacatacattttaagtgAACTTTATGCATGGGCATCATATTCGTGAATGCAACCAGGAGAACCCTCAGATGATAGAGAGAGGTaccttattattatagttcttGACCATAGGCGACAAGCAGCGCACGTGGTCTGCTCAGGCAGCTATTTTTTGCTCTCTTACAGTTCAGGCTTCAGTTTGGCGGGAATGCGTGATCTGGGGTTCCTGATGGTCTGCAGGGGCGGCTGTTTGTTGCTCTCTTACAGCGCAGGCTTCAATCTGGCGGGAGTACGTGGGCTGgactcagatgagagatagagagagataCCTTATTATAGTTCCTGATGGTCTGCAGGGGCGGCTGTTTGTTGCTCTCTTACAGCGCAGGCTTCAATCTGGCGGGAGTACGTGGGCTGgactcagatgagagatagagagagataCCTTATTATAGTTCCTGATGGTCTGCAGGGGCGGCTGTTTGTTGCTCTCTTACAGCGCAGGCTTCAATCTGGCGGGAGTACGTGGGCTGgactcagatgagagatagagagagagagagagataccTTATTATAGTTCCTGATGGTCTGCACGGGCGGCTGCTTGTTGCTCTCGTGCAGCGCAGGCTTCAGTCTGGCCTGGGTGCGTGGTCTGGGCTCGTACTCATCATCTTGTCTGTCTGATGCTCGGTAGAGACTGTCGTAAGCGTCTGCGGGGACTAGCACCACCTGGAAGATTTTAGAGATAATTGTTAACAAATTTTGTTGATTAGGAAACATTTTTGACTAATCCCAATTTCTCAGGCggttaatctatttttaaagtgACGCTCCaataatatactaaattaaataataggtattaaacgcgcatatactttttctatttcccaaacgtttcggaccttgttacaaaggtccgCGGTCACTGGACTGACTCAGCAAGCTACGGCGACGAAGTAGGTAGGACAGACGGTCCGATAGAATCTTCTTCTACCGCCTTAATTCTCCAAGCAAATAGAAAAGGTATATGCGTTTAATActtgttatttagtatataattatgcaacgcgaaagtagTGACGCTCCAATGTTTCTGGGCATAATGTAACAGGAATACGTTCAAATAACAGAGAGAGATGATATTACGTCTCACCTGGTTGCCAGAGGCTCTCTCCTGCGCTTGAGGCTCGTACTCGTAGGCATCTTCTATAGGTTGCTGCTGTATTCTAGGACGGGAGCGAGCGCCTGCTGCTATCCCTGTCGCAGCTAGTAGACATAGTACCTAGAAGAGAGATAGACATATATTAATGTTGCATTATGGCATGGAACTTACGTTATCTAATGCAATTGggattgtttttaatataagcgttgttaattttgatgaataatTGGGCCGGAAATATAGTTCTAATTAAGTAATTctttttcaacaaataaaaatagattattcATTAAGTGTTTCATTCAACTACGCATCGATAGATCAAAGAATATATTTGGTCTCTGAAACGGAAGAATGTTTTACTCTACGTGAATGTGTCGACGAATTAAATGTaggttcatttattttttgacagtCAGTCAAAAGGAGAAATTATTGTCGAAGATAGATTGTACAATCATATCCTACCGAGTtagattttctaaattttctaGGGATTTTTCTATCTTGTGTTTGATAAGATTAAAACTTGTCACATAAGCTGTCTTTAGTGACAAATTTTAACTGAAGATGAACAatcattaaacaaattttcacgCTATTGGCTTTTCATTTCACACCTCGGGCAAAATCACGGGCGTTAAATTAGTATGTCCATAAAGTAATTATGTAAAGTTCAAGGGCATTGTCTTATAATTATCTTTAGTAATTGTTGTCTATGGCAATTACGACCAAGGATAATATTCGGTTTAATTGCCtgttgcaaaattttaacaataagttGGAAGGTTTTAATTAGGAATTATGATCAGGATCTGGTTTATATAATTACCAGATGTTGCCCGgaacttcgctcccgtggaatttttgagataaaatatagcctatatagcaatcttggacaatgtacctttctaatggtgaaagaatttttgagatcggatcggtagtttcggagattacccgcctcaaacatacctacaaagtcacaaacgtttacctctttataataatagtatagaagtatagataactagcggcccatcccggcttcgctcgggtaaaacataataaattatacacctaagccttcctca
This genomic stretch from Plodia interpunctella isolate USDA-ARS_2022_Savannah chromosome 16, ilPloInte3.2, whole genome shotgun sequence harbors:
- the LOC128676618 gene encoding uncharacterized protein LOC128676618, translated to MAAKIYVLCLLAATGIAAGARSRPRIQQQPIEDAYEYEPQAQERASGNQVVLVPADAYDSLYRASDRQDDEYEPRPRTQARLKPALHESNKQPPVQTIRNYNKVNDDGSFTFGYEAADGSFKEETRGTDCVVRGKYGYIDPDGNKREFTYVSGNPCDPNKPNEEEENEPAAPDSGERDDGVPNYPTRPALRPTTARPTTTYFQNDFRDADEDEAEEEPLQHIRQRVVQRPAIRRPTYQAQPVAITPRPLPATTARALPPATTFRPQLVQVTPKPQVQYSPEPNYSPSPAPAVITTSRPTPGQIDFAAEFAKFHRENQQLQSTTASISTPTKATLTAAPAPSGNPLYSTELVYDPSSGSYNTQLFQTLPQTKGELNLNQRLQPYVAQPQPSSRPFVPSPQISLEGSQAPNVPLFRHQIQHANPQEIYQRQQSEAQFQSSQQLFAQQQQLQQSQLQRDRAAARAQAQRLAIAAQSAPQRQTQQPQFYYVAPRGESASTGQIDAFLRGHGIQF